A single Thermoanaerobacterium sp. RBIITD DNA region contains:
- the fliF gene encoding flagellar basal-body MS-ring/collar protein FliF — translation MPAFINNIRKQINDYWNNLERKQKIQIGIIALLLIGSISLLVYIINRPNYEVLYTDLSVKDAGAVVDKLKNELKIPYKITGNGNTIMVPAQYKNEARMKLATEGIPQEGFSFNDAMNNSLATTDQERKQKYIYFVQNEIQNTLKAIDGVQDAKVNIVVPDQNNFVLSNNETSSSAAVMLQLKPGAALTQQQINGIINFVSKSVEGLKPDNITLIDGNGKILVAQNENSAENANSQYSLQTKVQNDLQNNIQTLLEQVFGPGNVIVRANVNLNFDKQVQDRVEWQPVIDNKGIVRSTQELKEIANGSNNGAVTGQTNNNPPQYQTANNGNSNYNKTDTTINYEINQIKTTLTSAQGKIQNISLGVVVNSNNLSSTMKQQITDLVSNAAGGKNVTVSVQGIKFNTDLLNQMKSEKKPSFPYLWLLLVAGLLIVGGFSYIMAKKKKKETLPVNNLEEAVSIAEPIENIEIPTDEKDEKRKQIEKLIKQKPDIVAQLIRTWLNEE, via the coding sequence ATGCCTGCTTTTATCAATAACATAAGAAAGCAAATCAATGATTATTGGAATAATCTCGAGCGAAAGCAAAAGATACAAATTGGAATAATAGCATTATTATTAATTGGGAGTATATCACTTTTAGTTTACATAATAAATAGACCTAATTATGAAGTTTTATATACAGATTTAAGCGTAAAAGATGCTGGTGCCGTTGTAGATAAATTGAAAAATGAATTAAAGATACCATATAAAATAACGGGAAATGGAAATACAATTATGGTACCAGCCCAATATAAAAACGAAGCCAGAATGAAACTTGCGACAGAAGGAATTCCTCAAGAGGGGTTTAGCTTCAATGATGCTATGAATAATTCTCTTGCTACAACAGACCAGGAGAGAAAGCAGAAATACATATACTTTGTTCAGAATGAAATACAAAATACACTAAAAGCTATTGATGGTGTTCAGGATGCTAAAGTCAACATAGTTGTTCCAGATCAAAATAATTTTGTACTGTCTAACAATGAAACATCGTCATCTGCCGCTGTTATGTTACAATTAAAACCTGGTGCAGCATTAACACAGCAGCAAATAAACGGAATTATAAATTTTGTTTCTAAAAGTGTAGAAGGATTAAAACCAGACAATATTACTTTGATAGATGGCAATGGAAAGATATTAGTTGCTCAAAATGAAAATAGTGCAGAAAATGCTAATTCACAATATTCACTACAAACAAAAGTGCAAAATGATCTACAGAACAATATTCAAACACTACTTGAGCAAGTATTTGGACCTGGAAATGTAATTGTCAGGGCAAATGTGAATTTGAACTTTGATAAACAAGTGCAGGACAGAGTTGAATGGCAACCCGTAATAGATAATAAAGGTATAGTAAGAAGTACACAAGAGCTAAAAGAGATTGCAAATGGATCAAATAACGGGGCAGTAACCGGTCAAACAAACAATAATCCACCCCAATATCAAACTGCTAATAATGGCAACTCCAATTATAATAAAACAGATACAACTATAAACTATGAAATTAATCAAATAAAAACAACACTTACATCAGCACAGGGGAAAATACAAAATATCTCATTAGGTGTTGTTGTAAATAGCAATAATTTAAGTTCTACGATGAAACAGCAAATAACTGATCTTGTATCAAATGCTGCCGGGGGTAAAAATGTAACTGTTTCTGTGCAAGGTATAAAATTTAATACAGACCTATTAAATCAAATGAAAAGTGAAAAGAAACCATCTTTTCCTTATTTATGGTTATTGCTTGTTGCAGGTTTACTTATAGTTGGAGGTTTTTCATATATTATGGCTAAGAAGAAAAAGAAAGAAACTTTACCAGTTAATAATTTAGAAGAAGCTGTTTCAATAGCAGAGCCTATAGAAAATATAGAGATACCAACTGATGAAAAAGATGAAAAAAGAAAGCAAATTGAAAAATTAATAAAACAAAAGCCAGATATTGTTGCACAATTGATAAGAACTTGGCTGAACGAAGAATAG
- the fliE gene encoding flagellar hook-basal body complex protein FliE produces MINPIPYITNIGSNPVSGINNSTNSFGDILKAALNDVNNLQLKSQQDDQMLITGDINNIHNVMIDATKADIALQLTIQIKNKILDAYQEIMRMPV; encoded by the coding sequence ATGATAAATCCAATTCCTTATATAACGAATATAGGAAGCAACCCTGTTTCTGGTATAAATAATAGCACAAATTCATTTGGAGATATTTTAAAAGCTGCTCTTAATGATGTAAATAATTTACAGCTTAAATCACAACAAGATGATCAAATGTTGATAACTGGTGATATCAATAATATACATAATGTAATGATAGATGCTACAAAAGCCGATATTGCATTACAACTTACTATTCAGATAAAAAATAAGATACTAGACGCATATCAAGAGATAATGAGGATGCCTGTTTAA
- the flgC gene encoding flagellar basal body rod protein FlgC produces MGFLNSIDISASGLTAERLRMDVISQNIANVNTTRTSSGGPYRRKLVVFKEIDDQNNFGNMLDIAKGAYIGRGVEVTAIIDDNKTPLNRIYDPGNPDADNMGYVSLPNVNVVSEMVDMISATRAYEANVTAVNSSKSMIQKALEIGKA; encoded by the coding sequence TTGGGATTTTTAAATTCTATTGATATAAGTGCTTCTGGCTTGACCGCAGAAAGATTAAGAATGGATGTTATATCTCAAAACATTGCAAATGTTAATACAACGAGGACATCTAGCGGTGGACCATACAGAAGAAAACTTGTCGTCTTTAAAGAAATTGATGATCAAAATAATTTCGGTAATATGCTTGATATAGCAAAAGGTGCTTATATAGGAAGAGGTGTTGAAGTTACAGCTATAATCGATGATAATAAAACACCATTAAATAGAATATATGACCCTGGTAATCCGGATGCAGATAACATGGGATATGTAAGCTTACCTAATGTAAATGTAGTTTCTGAAATGGTGGATATGATTTCTGCAACGAGGGCATATGAAGCGAACGTCACAGCAGTTAATTCTTCCAAATCCATGATACAAAAAGCATTAGAAATCGGAAAGGCATAG
- the flgB gene encoding flagellar basal body rod protein FlgB translates to MIELNFGQVDLLGKALDASALRNEIISNNIANVDTVGFKRSDVKFEDFLKDALSSNKLEGYVTDKNHIPINPSTIDNIKPQIVQDNSTSSRLDGNNVDIDVEMSNLAKNQLYYEAIAQRINGELNSIITAVKDGR, encoded by the coding sequence ATGATAGAATTGAACTTCGGGCAAGTAGATCTTTTGGGAAAAGCATTAGATGCTTCAGCGTTGAGAAATGAAATAATATCTAATAACATTGCAAATGTTGATACAGTAGGTTTTAAAAGATCAGATGTAAAATTCGAAGATTTTTTAAAAGACGCGTTAAGTTCAAATAAACTTGAGGGATATGTCACAGATAAAAATCATATACCAATAAACCCTTCAACTATCGATAATATAAAGCCACAAATAGTTCAAGATAACAGTACTTCGTCGAGACTTGATGGAAATAATGTTGATATTGATGTCGAAATGTCAAATTTGGCCAAAAATCAGCTCTATTATGAAGCAATAGCACAAAGGATAAACGGTGAACTAAACTCAATTATAACAGCAGTAAAAGATGGGAGGTAA
- the codY gene encoding GTP-sensing pleiotropic transcriptional regulator CodY, with the protein METLLEKTRKVNKILQKTGIQPVNFNELSQILKDVVNCNVYIISRRGKLLGYNLIDDYSNKIAGDDVIKNKQFPEEYNEELLKISETYINATKEDKVLLIKEEQKYATIVPVYGGGNRLGTLLLTRFNDKFTDDDIILAEYGATVIGLEILRSKNDELEEDERKRAVVQMALATLSYSELEAVIHIFDELEGNEGLLVASKIADKVGITRSVIVNALRKFESAGVIESRSLGMKGTHIKILNDKLIDELKKLKR; encoded by the coding sequence ATGGAGACACTTCTCGAAAAAACGAGGAAAGTAAATAAGATACTACAGAAGACAGGTATTCAACCAGTTAATTTTAATGAATTATCTCAAATATTAAAAGACGTTGTAAATTGTAATGTCTATATAATAAGCAGAAGAGGCAAATTGTTAGGTTACAATCTTATAGATGATTACAGTAATAAGATTGCAGGTGATGATGTAATTAAAAATAAGCAATTTCCAGAGGAATATAACGAAGAATTGTTAAAAATATCGGAAACATATATCAATGCTACAAAAGAAGATAAGGTATTGCTCATTAAAGAGGAGCAAAAATATGCAACAATCGTTCCTGTTTATGGTGGTGGGAATAGACTTGGTACATTATTGTTAACAAGATTTAACGATAAATTTACCGACGATGATATTATACTTGCCGAATATGGTGCAACTGTGATTGGACTTGAAATATTAAGGTCTAAAAATGATGAGCTCGAGGAAGATGAAAGAAAACGGGCAGTTGTACAGATGGCACTTGCAACACTTTCATATTCTGAACTTGAAGCTGTCATACATATATTTGATGAATTAGAAGGAAATGAAGGATTACTTGTAGCAAGTAAAATAGCAGATAAGGTTGGAATAACAAGGTCGGTTATAGTAAATGCCTTAAGGAAATTTGAAAGCGCCGGTGTTATAGAATCAAGATCCCTTGGCATGAAGGGGACACACATTAAGATATTAAATGATAAGCTAATAGATGAGCTAAAAAAATTAAAGAGATAA
- the hslU gene encoding ATP-dependent protease ATPase subunit HslU — protein sequence MKNYTPKEIVNELNKYIVGQDLAKRSVAVALRNRYRRNLLPDEIKDEVTPKNILMIGPTGVGKTEIARRIARLVEAPFVKVEATKFTEVGYVGRDVESMVRDLLESSIRMVKQEKMQKVMLRAKELAEDRIIDYIVNGRKNKRTKNPFEFIFNNRNDEEEIHEDEQNEIILKKEQIREKIRSGELNDKIIEIELTDSSSPVLEMYSNLGSEEMNINLQDMFSDILPKKKKYKKVPLAEAKKILESEEAQNLIDMDEVIDEAIKRTEQDGIIFIDEIDKIAGSGYSNGPDVSREGVQRDILPIVEGSTVMTKYGPVKTDYILFIAAGAFNVSKVSDLIPELQGRFPVRVELKPLTKEDFIRILKEPKNALTKQYMALLKTEGVDIEYSDDAIDRIAEIAYLINQQTEDIGARRLHTVMEKLFEKLSFEAPEFSGKNIIIDKNYIDEQLKDSLSKFDVNKYIL from the coding sequence ATGAAAAATTATACACCAAAAGAGATTGTAAATGAACTTAATAAATACATAGTCGGACAAGATTTAGCAAAACGTTCTGTAGCTGTTGCACTAAGAAATAGGTATCGAAGAAATCTTTTGCCAGATGAAATCAAAGATGAAGTTACACCTAAGAATATATTGATGATTGGTCCTACAGGAGTAGGTAAGACTGAAATAGCCAGGAGGATAGCGCGGCTTGTAGAAGCACCATTTGTAAAAGTTGAAGCAACAAAATTTACAGAGGTAGGTTATGTTGGCCGTGATGTAGAGTCTATGGTAAGAGATTTGCTTGAATCATCAATTAGAATGGTAAAACAAGAAAAAATGCAGAAAGTTATGTTACGTGCAAAAGAATTAGCAGAAGATAGAATAATCGATTATATAGTAAATGGTAGAAAGAATAAACGTACTAAAAACCCATTTGAATTTATCTTTAATAACAGGAATGACGAAGAAGAAATTCATGAAGATGAACAAAATGAAATAATACTTAAAAAAGAACAAATTAGGGAAAAAATAAGAAGCGGAGAATTAAATGACAAAATAATTGAGATAGAATTAACAGATTCATCTTCACCTGTTCTTGAAATGTACTCGAATTTGGGTTCTGAAGAGATGAACATAAACCTACAGGATATGTTTTCTGATATATTACCTAAGAAAAAGAAATATAAAAAAGTTCCTTTAGCTGAAGCTAAAAAAATATTGGAGTCTGAAGAAGCACAGAATTTGATTGACATGGATGAAGTAATCGATGAAGCGATAAAAAGAACAGAACAAGATGGGATAATTTTTATCGATGAAATAGATAAAATTGCCGGTAGCGGATACTCCAATGGGCCCGATGTATCAAGGGAAGGAGTACAAAGGGATATACTTCCAATTGTTGAAGGTAGTACTGTAATGACAAAATATGGCCCTGTTAAAACAGATTACATTCTTTTTATAGCGGCTGGTGCTTTTAATGTATCAAAAGTAAGTGATTTAATACCAGAATTGCAAGGAAGATTTCCGGTAAGAGTTGAATTAAAACCCTTGACAAAAGAAGATTTTATAAGAATTTTGAAGGAACCTAAAAATGCATTGACTAAACAATATATGGCACTTTTAAAAACCGAAGGTGTTGATATAGAATATTCTGATGATGCAATTGATAGGATAGCGGAAATTGCTTATCTAATTAATCAACAAACGGAAGATATAGGTGCTAGGAGATTACATACAGTGATGGAAAAGCTGTTTGAAAAATTATCATTTGAAGCCCCAGAATTTAGCGGGAAAAATATAATTATTGATAAAAATTATATTGATGAACAATTAAAAGATAGTTTAAGTAAATTTGATGTTAATAAGTATATACTATAG
- the hslV gene encoding ATP-dependent protease subunit HslV: protein MFKGTTIVAVRKDNKVSIAGDGQVTFGENTILKHGAKKIRRLYNNEVLIGFAGSVADALTLSEMFEEKLEQYGGNLKRAAVELAQEWRKDKVLKKLEALLIAADKEVTLVISGNGEVIEPDNDVIAIGSGGNYAMSAALALRYNTDLPVEDIAKKSLEIASQICVYTNDHITVESL from the coding sequence TTGTTTAAAGGTACAACTATAGTAGCCGTACGAAAGGATAACAAGGTTTCTATTGCAGGTGATGGACAGGTAACATTCGGTGAAAATACAATATTAAAACACGGCGCTAAAAAAATAAGAAGATTATACAATAACGAGGTGCTTATAGGATTTGCTGGTTCCGTTGCTGATGCTCTTACATTATCAGAGATGTTTGAAGAAAAATTAGAACAATATGGTGGAAATTTAAAGAGAGCGGCTGTAGAGCTTGCACAAGAATGGAGAAAAGACAAGGTTCTAAAAAAGCTTGAAGCTTTATTAATCGCAGCAGACAAAGAAGTAACATTGGTTATATCAGGAAATGGTGAAGTGATTGAACCTGATAACGATGTAATTGCAATTGGTTCTGGCGGAAACTATGCTATGTCAGCAGCACTTGCTCTTAGATATAATACAGATCTTCCTGTTGAGGATATCGCTAAAAAGTCCCTGGAGATTGCGTCGCAAATATGTGTTTACACAAATGACCATATTACAGTAGAGAGTTTATAA
- the topA gene encoding type I DNA topoisomerase, with protein sequence MAKSLVIVESPSKAKTILKFLGKNYKVEASMGHVRDLPKSQLGIDIEKNFEPKYITIRGKGPIIEKLKKEAKSAARVFLATDPDREGEAISWHLANLLNINVDDTCRIEFHEITKNAIQNAIKNPRKIDMNLVDAQQARRILDRLVGYNISPLLWRKIKRGLSAGRVQSVATRLICDREKEIENFKPEEYWTISAFLYEKNKAQFFEAKFYGTKNNKIELKNENEVNNIIDNLDENYIVDSVKTGVKKRNPAPPFITSTMQQEASRKLGFTAKKTMMIAQQLYEGVDIKGEGSLGLITYIRTDSTRVSDEAKKAAYEYILEKYGKEYANPDAVYTKKKGNVQDAHEAIRPTYINIEPEKIKDSLKTDQYKLYKLIWSRFISSQMSQAIYDTINMDILNSNYIFKASGSKLKFSGFMSVYTEGTDNENLEEKTLPLLKEGEHLKLKELKPEQHFTQPPSRYTEATLIKELEEKGIGRPSTYAPIISTLLDRGYVIKEKKNLKPTELGFIVTDVMKEFFSKIVDVKFTAEMEEQLDEVEEGIKKWCDVIDGFYNEFYGSLKIAEEQMKDIEIKDEETDIKCEYCGRNMVIKYGRYGKFLACPGFPECKNTKPLYEETGVLCPKCGGKILARKSKKGKNYFVCENSPKCDTILWDKPVNEKCPKCGSLLVEKYSKKGKIIKCSSCDFVK encoded by the coding sequence ATGGCAAAATCATTAGTGATAGTTGAATCACCCTCAAAGGCAAAAACTATACTTAAGTTTTTGGGTAAAAACTATAAGGTTGAAGCCTCCATGGGGCATGTAAGAGATCTGCCTAAGAGCCAACTTGGTATAGATATCGAAAAAAATTTTGAGCCTAAATACATAACTATCCGCGGAAAAGGCCCAATTATAGAAAAATTGAAAAAAGAGGCAAAGTCTGCTGCAAGAGTTTTTTTAGCAACAGACCCTGATAGAGAGGGTGAAGCAATATCATGGCATCTTGCAAATTTACTTAATATAAATGTTGATGATACTTGCAGAATTGAATTTCATGAGATAACGAAAAATGCAATACAAAATGCCATTAAAAATCCTCGTAAAATAGATATGAACCTTGTAGATGCACAACAGGCTAGAAGAATATTAGATAGATTAGTAGGATATAATATAAGCCCTTTGCTCTGGAGAAAGATTAAAAGGGGTTTAAGTGCTGGAAGAGTACAGTCTGTTGCAACGAGGCTTATATGCGATAGAGAAAAAGAAATTGAAAATTTTAAACCGGAAGAATATTGGACGATTTCTGCATTTTTGTATGAAAAAAATAAGGCACAGTTTTTTGAGGCAAAATTTTATGGAACAAAGAATAATAAAATAGAGCTAAAAAATGAAAATGAAGTAAATAACATTATAGATAATTTGGACGAAAATTATATAGTTGACAGCGTTAAAACAGGTGTAAAAAAAAGAAATCCTGCTCCACCTTTTATAACAAGCACAATGCAGCAGGAAGCATCGAGAAAGCTCGGTTTTACTGCTAAAAAAACAATGATGATAGCGCAACAATTATACGAAGGTGTTGATATAAAAGGAGAAGGTAGCCTCGGATTAATTACTTATATTAGAACGGACTCTACAAGGGTATCTGATGAAGCAAAAAAAGCAGCTTATGAATATATATTAGAAAAGTATGGAAAAGAATATGCAAATCCTGATGCAGTATATACAAAGAAGAAGGGAAATGTTCAGGATGCTCACGAAGCCATCAGGCCCACATACATTAATATTGAACCGGAAAAAATAAAAGATTCATTGAAAACAGATCAGTATAAACTTTACAAGCTTATATGGAGCAGGTTTATTTCAAGTCAGATGTCACAGGCTATTTATGATACAATTAACATGGATATACTAAATAGTAATTATATATTTAAGGCATCAGGATCAAAATTGAAGTTTTCTGGATTTATGAGTGTATATACAGAAGGAACAGACAATGAAAATTTGGAAGAAAAAACGCTTCCCTTATTAAAAGAAGGGGAACATTTAAAGCTAAAGGAATTAAAACCTGAACAACATTTTACACAACCGCCTTCAAGGTATACGGAGGCAACTTTGATAAAAGAACTCGAAGAAAAAGGTATTGGCAGGCCAAGTACTTATGCACCTATAATATCAACATTACTTGATAGAGGATACGTCATTAAGGAGAAGAAAAACTTAAAACCTACAGAGCTTGGATTTATTGTTACAGATGTAATGAAAGAGTTTTTCTCAAAAATTGTCGATGTTAAGTTTACTGCTGAAATGGAAGAACAGCTTGATGAAGTTGAAGAAGGAATAAAAAAGTGGTGTGATGTTATTGATGGATTTTATAACGAATTTTATGGGTCATTAAAAATCGCTGAAGAACAAATGAAAGATATTGAAATAAAGGATGAAGAAACAGATATAAAATGTGAATATTGTGGCAGGAATATGGTTATAAAATATGGTAGATATGGCAAATTTTTAGCATGTCCAGGTTTTCCTGAATGTAAAAATACTAAGCCATTGTATGAAGAAACAGGTGTATTATGTCCTAAATGCGGTGGGAAAATATTAGCAAGGAAGAGTAAGAAAGGAAAAAACTATTTTGTTTGCGAGAATTCACCTAAGTGTGATACTATATTATGGGATAAACCTGTTAATGAAAAGTGTCCCAAATGTGGCAGTCTCCTTGTAGAGAAATATAGCAAGAAAGGTAAAATTATAAAATGCAGTAGTTGCGATTTTGTAAAGTAA
- the dprA gene encoding DNA-processing protein DprA, whose protein sequence is MDNNKIYSIWLGSINNVGAKTYKKLIDYFENAENVYRSNNDDLKSIVNNSRIYKNILEAKKIDPYRYVNRLIKEKIDVLLYNDDGYPKLLKDIYDAPPILYVKGTIKKIDDLSLAIVGSRNATAYGLSVSEKISYKISKHGFTVISGMARGIDSFAHKGALKAGGRTIAVLGCGVNIAYPEENKKLMNEIIENGAVISEYPLDYLPLSGNFPARNRIISGLSLGVIVVEAGIKSGSLITAKFALEQGRDVFAVPGNITSAYSKGTNELIKQGAKLVADINDILEEYNFREDIKVRINEQLINTLNNDERKLYEMIKDSPRDIEEIIDYIKYPVAKINYLLSSLLLKGLIIRLPGNKYEKSFD, encoded by the coding sequence ATGGATAATAATAAAATTTACTCTATCTGGTTAGGATCTATTAACAATGTTGGTGCAAAAACCTATAAAAAATTAATAGATTACTTTGAAAACGCAGAAAATGTATATAGATCAAATAATGATGATTTAAAGAGCATTGTTAATAATAGTAGAATATATAAAAATATATTAGAAGCAAAAAAGATTGACCCCTACAGATATGTAAATAGATTGATTAAAGAAAAAATAGATGTACTATTATATAATGATGATGGATATCCCAAGTTATTAAAAGATATATATGATGCGCCACCAATACTTTATGTTAAAGGAACTATTAAAAAAATTGATGATTTATCACTAGCAATTGTGGGTTCAAGAAATGCAACGGCATATGGACTAAGTGTATCTGAAAAGATCTCATATAAAATTTCAAAACATGGCTTTACTGTAATAAGTGGGATGGCAAGAGGAATAGACAGTTTTGCACATAAAGGTGCACTTAAAGCTGGTGGTAGAACCATTGCAGTTTTAGGGTGTGGAGTTAATATTGCGTATCCTGAAGAGAATAAAAAATTAATGAATGAAATAATCGAAAATGGTGCAGTTATTTCAGAATATCCACTTGATTACTTACCATTGTCTGGCAATTTTCCGGCTAGAAATAGAATAATAAGTGGATTATCTTTAGGCGTTATTGTTGTTGAGGCAGGTATAAAAAGTGGTTCTTTAATTACAGCTAAATTCGCCCTTGAACAAGGAAGAGATGTTTTTGCAGTACCCGGAAATATAACGAGTGCATACAGCAAAGGAACAAACGAACTAATAAAACAAGGTGCAAAATTAGTAGCAGATATCAATGATATACTTGAAGAATATAATTTTAGAGAAGATATAAAAGTTAGAATAAATGAGCAGTTGATTAATACACTAAACAATGATGAGAGAAAATTATATGAGATGATAAAAGATAGCCCTAGGGATATAGAAGAAATAATTGATTATATAAAATATCCTGTTGCAAAAATTAATTATTTGTTGTCATCTCTATTGCTTAAAGGACTTATAATAAGATTACCTGGCAATAAATATGAAAAAAGTTTTGATTAA
- a CDS encoding ribonuclease HII: MSNNRKLGDKNMASRSLNIKNLKEYIYKNGLNINGLNISDNAINWLNKEKVRLEFLSKYEKELYDLNCEIIGGIDEVGRGPLGGPVVAGCVILPRNCFIPDINDSKKLTENKREYLSAIIKKNAIAYGIGIVDNSYIDKMNILNATYKAMEIAISKINVKIDFLLVDAVKIPNVNIKQKPIIKGDMKSVSIAAASIIAKVERDNIMKSYDKIYPEYGFCQNKGYGTKEHIEAIKKYGPCPIHRKSFLRNIIGKDII; this comes from the coding sequence ATGTCGAATAATAGAAAGTTGGGTGATAAAAATATGGCATCAAGGTCATTAAATATAAAGAATTTAAAAGAATACATATATAAAAATGGTTTAAATATTAATGGATTAAACATTAGCGATAATGCAATAAATTGGCTTAATAAAGAAAAAGTGAGACTCGAATTTCTAAGTAAATACGAAAAAGAACTTTATGATCTAAATTGCGAAATAATTGGAGGCATTGATGAAGTCGGAAGAGGACCTTTGGGAGGACCTGTCGTCGCAGGATGTGTTATACTGCCAAGGAATTGTTTTATACCGGATATAAATGACTCAAAAAAATTAACCGAAAATAAAAGAGAGTACTTATCTGCTATCATTAAGAAAAATGCTATAGCATATGGAATTGGGATTGTAGATAATAGTTATATAGATAAAATGAATATTTTAAATGCTACATATAAGGCAATGGAGATTGCTATATCGAAAATAAACGTTAAAATCGACTTTTTGCTTGTCGATGCAGTTAAAATACCAAATGTTAATATAAAACAAAAACCAATAATAAAGGGCGATATGAAAAGTGTATCCATAGCTGCCGCTTCTATTATTGCAAAAGTTGAAAGAGATAATATTATGAAATCATATGATAAAATTTACCCAGAGTACGGTTTTTGCCAAAACAAGGGATATGGTACAAAAGAACATATAGAAGCAATAAAAAAATATGGACCATGTCCCATACATAGAAAATCTTTTTTAAGGAATATAATAGGAAAGGATATTATATGA
- a CDS encoding YraN family protein, producing MNNKVLGNLGENIAEKYLKKYGYSIIEKNFRCAIGEIDIIAINKNSLVFVEVKTRTSTKFGYPKEAVNYYKKNKIIKVAETFITYHKNYINYMFRFDVIEVLIDPNSFKLNKLNHIKNAFTL from the coding sequence ATGAATAACAAAGTATTAGGAAATTTAGGTGAAAATATAGCCGAAAAATATTTAAAAAAATACGGTTATTCTATTATAGAAAAAAATTTTAGATGCGCAATTGGTGAAATTGATATAATTGCAATAAATAAAAATAGCCTGGTTTTTGTAGAGGTTAAAACACGCACCTCTACAAAATTTGGCTACCCAAAAGAAGCAGTAAACTATTATAAGAAAAACAAAATTATAAAAGTAGCAGAAACTTTTATAACCTATCACAAAAACTACATAAATTATATGTTTAGGTTTGACGTTATTGAAGTTTTGATTGATCCGAATTCTTTTAAACTGAATAAATTAAATCACATAAAAAATGCTTTTACTTTATGA